A window of the Henckelia pumila isolate YLH828 chromosome 3, ASM3356847v2, whole genome shotgun sequence genome harbors these coding sequences:
- the LOC140887965 gene encoding uncharacterized protein isoform X2 — protein sequence MEICVPYTSAVQDKRNDGGSAVDPCRRDHCNLREDKQDGFDKKISYSSASDKCISKSAAFPLPGEPISSVDGFLVRKGKQEDVITAEVSEAHGCGKSVIQHCPRSILLPKSSKIVSAMKGSREKQGIEHKKLSVTWAPDVYDPVPTAASHVPSNKNHRYRNDGKRYGKSKLKGGGKSSRGSKGKDKKQVHKNSGGNKVKPIRDDNGLVGFTKPVTGIEIIMSGVHTPYVEVVF from the exons ATGGAAATTTGTGTTCCATATACTTCAGCTGTTCAAGATAAAAGGAACGACGGGGGTTCTGCTGTAGATCCATGCCGTCGTGATCACTGCAACTTAAG GGAAGACAAACAAGATGGTTTTGACAAGAAAATTTCCTATAGTTCGGCATCTGATAAATGCATAAGCAAGTCTGCAGCATTTCCGCTTCCTGGTGAACCTATATCCTCCGTAGATGGATTTTTGGTTCGAAAAGGAAAGCAGGAGGATGTCATAACTGCTGAAGTCTCTGAAGCACATGGCTGTGGTAAATCTGTTATTCAGCACTGTCCACGATCCATATTACTGCCT AAATCTTCAAAGATTGTATCTGCCATGAAAGGTAGCCGTGAAAAGCAGGGTATTGAACATAAGAAGCTCTCTGTGACCTGGGCCCCTGATGTCTATGATCCAGTTCCAACAGCAGCGTCACATGTTCCATCAAACAAAAATCACCGCTATCGCAATGATGGCAAGAGGTATGGGAAGAGCAAGCTGAAGGGAGGAGGTAAATCTTCACGAGGAAGCAAGGGCAAAGACAAGAAACAAGTTCATAAAAACAGTGGGGGTAACAAGGTCAAGCCCATACGCGATGATAATGGATTGGTTGGTTTTACAAAGCCTGTGACGGGTATCGAAATTATAATGTCTGGTGTCCATACCCCTTACGTGGAAGTAGTTTTCTGA
- the LOC140887965 gene encoding uncharacterized protein isoform X1 — MEICVPYTSAVQDKRNDGGSAVDPCRRDHCNLRYLSMNDFETCLSEFLNIEDKTSSFYQFADKNGAGNVVREDKQDGFDKKISYSSASDKCISKSAAFPLPGEPISSVDGFLVRKGKQEDVITAEVSEAHGCGKSVIQHCPRSILLPKSSKIVSAMKGSREKQGIEHKKLSVTWAPDVYDPVPTAASHVPSNKNHRYRNDGKRYGKSKLKGGGKSSRGSKGKDKKQVHKNSGGNKVKPIRDDNGLVGFTKPVTGIEIIMSGVHTPYVEVVF, encoded by the exons ATGGAAATTTGTGTTCCATATACTTCAGCTGTTCAAGATAAAAGGAACGACGGGGGTTCTGCTGTAGATCCATGCCGTCGTGATCACTGCAACTTAAGGTATCTTTCAATGAATGATTTTGAGACATGTTTGAGTGAATTTCTTAATATCGAGGACAAAACTAGTAGCTTCTACCAATTTGCTGACAAGAATGGTGCTGGCAATGTGGTAAGGGAAGACAAACAAGATGGTTTTGACAAGAAAATTTCCTATAGTTCGGCATCTGATAAATGCATAAGCAAGTCTGCAGCATTTCCGCTTCCTGGTGAACCTATATCCTCCGTAGATGGATTTTTGGTTCGAAAAGGAAAGCAGGAGGATGTCATAACTGCTGAAGTCTCTGAAGCACATGGCTGTGGTAAATCTGTTATTCAGCACTGTCCACGATCCATATTACTGCCT AAATCTTCAAAGATTGTATCTGCCATGAAAGGTAGCCGTGAAAAGCAGGGTATTGAACATAAGAAGCTCTCTGTGACCTGGGCCCCTGATGTCTATGATCCAGTTCCAACAGCAGCGTCACATGTTCCATCAAACAAAAATCACCGCTATCGCAATGATGGCAAGAGGTATGGGAAGAGCAAGCTGAAGGGAGGAGGTAAATCTTCACGAGGAAGCAAGGGCAAAGACAAGAAACAAGTTCATAAAAACAGTGGGGGTAACAAGGTCAAGCCCATACGCGATGATAATGGATTGGTTGGTTTTACAAAGCCTGTGACGGGTATCGAAATTATAATGTCTGGTGTCCATACCCCTTACGTGGAAGTAGTTTTCTGA